Genomic window (Ailuropoda melanoleuca isolate Jingjing unplaced genomic scaffold, ASM200744v2 unplaced-scaffold38565, whole genome shotgun sequence):
TCTTTTGGTTTTTCAGctgcctttttctgtttctgctgcaTAATCTCAGCATCCCTCTGCTTGCGGGCAGCGGCCGACATGCCATCGTCTGGCTTTTTCGACTTATCAGTACTCTTCTTCAGGTTCTTTTGCCTGG
Coding sequences:
- the LOC117798946 gene encoding small EDRK-rich factor 2-like, with the protein product MTRGNQRELARQKNLKKSTDKSKKPDDGMSAAARKQRDAEIMQQKQKKAAEKPKDEPK